One Mya arenaria isolate MELC-2E11 chromosome 5, ASM2691426v1 genomic window carries:
- the LOC128235049 gene encoding protein FMC1 homolog, producing MAAPREMMSLYRNILRELRLAYPNGKYKEAPAYRYVKKQFRDNKRTSEQLCRSPIEMAHYARTYLCYMQSVEKHRELHDHYKGGGERTVESTANLVGLGLPKTNH from the exons ATGGCCGCGCCCAGGGAAATGATGTCCTTGTACAGAAATATACTGAGAGAACTTCGATTAGCTTATCCAAAC GGCAAGTACAAGGAAGCACCAGCCTATCGCTATGTGAAAAAGCAGTTTCGGGACAACAAGCGAACAAGTGAACAACTGTGCCGTAGTCCTATAGAAATGGCTCACTATGCAAGGACATACCTCTGTTACATGCAGAGTGTGGAGAAACACAGG GAGCTTCACGATCATTACAAGGGAGGTGGTGAACGGACTGTGGAATCAACAGCTAACTTAGTGGGACTTGGCCTACCAAAAACTAACCACTGA
- the LOC128234015 gene encoding immunoglobulin-binding protein 1-like: protein MAEADNSEQNLPETFKEIWDLYDILEKIDEPTGSDKVQGYVYKACELCKKAISMVNNLRLFSENEEIEEVATGEIRYMLLPAMLGYFLMKNTVRERLKVVQESKEFYTDYMRMCHNYTVTNYEVAEPKEEKPSDTHGDIPRPAPPRMPGPADLRIMGNIRATKVQRFREQKELEKRLSELRVTVEQDHVDDEVRRDYYLTWLKKWVNVCIDELVCIEDEIPILEMMAKRKGKGIDAPAKRPPMEHKSQPLRPFIITKDALQKQVYGLGYPGLPTMTIEEFFDKKVEEGTLSENVQGQGHSMQQWADDPDRDRIERECEEAEKEKKAEEDDPDELKKARDKDEYKDEHRRGWGNRKNRH, encoded by the exons ATGGCCGAAGCTGACAACAGTGAGCAAAATTTGCCCGAAACTTTCAAAGAAATATGGGACTTGTATGACATCCTGGAGAAAATAGATGAGCCAACCGGATCAGATAAAGTTCAG GGATATGTGTATAAGGCGTGTGAGCTGTGTAAGAAGGCTATATCCATGGTGAATAATCTACGACTGTTCAGtgaaaatgaagaaattgaAGAGGTTGCCACTGGAGAAATCAG ATATATGCTTTTACCGGCTATGCTTGGTTACTTTCTGATGAAAAACACAGTCAGGGAAAGGCTTAAAGTTGTTCAAGAGAGCAAG GAGTTTTACACAGACTATATGCGGATGTGTCACAACTACACTGTCACAAATTACGAGGTAGCCGAGCCTAAGGAAGAGAAGCCATCAGACACACATGGTGACATACCCAGACCAGCCCCACCTCGTATGCCAGG GCCAGCAGATCTCAGAATTATGGGAAACATTCGAGCAACCAAGGTACAGAGATTTCGTGAACAGAAAGAGCTGGAGAAGCGACTATCAGAACTGCGGGTAACAGTGGAACAAGACCATGTTGATGATGAAGTCAGA AGAGATTACTACCTCACCTGGCTGAAGAAATGGGTAAACGTCTGTATAGATGAATTGGTTTGTATTGAAG ATGAGATACCCATTCTGGAGATGATGGCCAAGAGGAAAGGTAAAGGTATAGATGCCCCTGCCAAACGACCGCCCATGGAACACAAGTCACAG CCACTGCGTCCCTTTATCATTACCAAGGATGCTCTACAGAAGCAGGTGTACGGTCTGGGCTATCCCGGCCTCCCAACCATGACCATTGAAGAGTTCTTCGATAAAAAGGTGGAAGAGGGAACACTCTCAGAGAATGT ACAAGGGCAAGGCCACAGTATGCAGCAATGGGCTGATGATCCGGACAGGGATCGCATTGAACGTGAATGTGAGGAAGCAGAAAAAGAGAAGAAAGCAGAGGAAGATGACCCTGATGAACTGAAGAAGGCTCGTGATAAGGACGAGTACAAGGATG AACACAGACGTGGATGGGGAAACAGGAAAAACAGACACTGA